The proteins below are encoded in one region of Sphingobacteriales bacterium:
- a CDS encoding PASTA domain-containing protein: protein MNIKSNILIRIYLIGGFCTVFGIIVLGKVYQIQTYKNGHWKSLADSLTTDYFEIPAERGNIYSSDDKLLATSVPFFELHVDFASKAMSDDIFQENVDSLAYYMWSKFNQNTITGYKRQLINARKNKKRYFLLCSKADYSLLKEIKRWPLFREGKFKGGLIVETRQERTNPYDYLAQRTIGLIRDNAKDIGLEEAADSLLSGAKGKILKQKIAGGEWIPINRNGQIEPKNGYDIISTLDLGLQDITETTLLQAVTQYQAEYGCAILMEVKTGAIRAMANLGKNKNSEGFSENYNYALALRYEPGSVFKTAAYLALFDDGNLTMADSINSNHASAKFGNVVLTDDGHNTQYAFLTPGKALAISSNVAIAKWIVQFYGRDKQKFYDKLEQFGLTSKTQIDLKGEVSPLVLKPDKWSAISLPWIAHGYEVKFTPLQLLTFYNAIANNGTRMKPYLIQSVLDNGKQVREYKPQSTQHKICSPKAAEFAKEILLRVVEDENGTARKIKSPYYRIAGKTGTAKMSTDHSGYSEKNLSTFVGFFPADKPLYSCVVVIGGAEGPGTTGGVVSAPIFKIMADKIITSNIRSNKAINKDSSLLEKKLPAVAGTTNAIKELNKKFNISYDFKQNWEYAKLKRDTNKQFFVSKIQLSNNKVPNVKGMLLDDAVSILENLGLKVGFVGKGKVIGQSVPANTAVIKGSYIQLVLN, encoded by the coding sequence ATGAATATTAAATCCAATATACTGATTCGAATCTACCTGATAGGCGGGTTCTGTACGGTATTTGGCATTATAGTATTGGGAAAGGTATATCAGATACAGACCTATAAAAACGGTCACTGGAAATCTCTGGCAGACAGTTTGACGACAGACTATTTTGAAATTCCGGCAGAACGTGGCAATATCTACTCTTCGGACGACAAGTTGCTGGCGACTTCTGTTCCGTTCTTTGAATTGCACGTGGATTTTGCCTCCAAGGCAATGAGCGATGACATCTTTCAGGAGAATGTGGATTCGCTCGCCTATTATATGTGGAGTAAGTTCAATCAAAATACAATAACCGGATACAAACGGCAGTTAATTAATGCCAGAAAAAATAAAAAACGTTACTTCTTATTATGCAGCAAAGCTGACTACAGCTTATTAAAAGAAATCAAACGATGGCCGTTGTTCAGGGAAGGAAAATTTAAAGGGGGATTGATTGTTGAAACCCGGCAGGAACGCACAAACCCTTATGATTACCTGGCACAGCGAACTATCGGATTGATCAGGGATAATGCTAAGGATATAGGGCTTGAAGAAGCCGCTGATTCATTACTGAGCGGCGCCAAAGGAAAAATCCTGAAACAGAAAATCGCCGGAGGCGAATGGATTCCTATCAACAGGAACGGGCAGATTGAACCTAAGAACGGGTATGATATAATATCCACGCTGGATTTAGGTCTGCAGGATATTACGGAAACAACTTTGTTGCAGGCGGTTACTCAATATCAGGCGGAATATGGTTGTGCCATATTGATGGAAGTTAAGACGGGAGCTATCAGGGCAATGGCAAACCTGGGAAAAAACAAAAACAGCGAAGGGTTCTCGGAGAATTATAATTATGCGCTTGCACTCCGATATGAACCGGGTTCTGTCTTTAAAACGGCCGCCTATCTCGCGTTGTTTGATGATGGAAACCTTACAATGGCAGATTCCATTAATTCGAATCACGCGTCTGCTAAATTCGGCAATGTGGTACTGACGGATGACGGACATAATACCCAATATGCGTTTTTGACACCGGGCAAGGCACTTGCCATCTCATCCAATGTGGCTATTGCAAAATGGATTGTCCAGTTTTACGGCAGAGACAAACAGAAATTCTACGATAAACTGGAACAATTTGGACTGACGTCTAAAACACAAATAGATTTAAAAGGAGAGGTTTCGCCATTGGTTCTAAAACCTGACAAATGGAGTGCCATCTCGTTACCGTGGATAGCACACGGATATGAAGTCAAGTTTACCCCGCTTCAGTTGCTTACATTTTACAATGCCATTGCCAATAACGGAACGCGTATGAAACCATATCTGATACAAAGTGTGTTGGATAACGGGAAACAGGTACGTGAATATAAACCGCAAAGCACCCAACATAAAATCTGCAGTCCTAAAGCTGCTGAGTTTGCAAAAGAAATCCTGCTTCGTGTGGTCGAAGATGAAAATGGCACGGCCAGAAAAATCAAATCGCCTTATTACCGTATTGCCGGTAAAACAGGCACAGCAAAAATGAGTACAGATCATAGCGGGTATTCAGAGAAGAACCTTTCTACATTCGTCGGTTTCTTCCCGGCAGATAAGCCATTGTATTCCTGTGTCGTGGTGATAGGAGGTGCGGAAGGCCCCGGAACTACAGGTGGTGTGGTGTCTGCGCCCATATTCAAGATAATGGCTGATAAGATTATTACCTCGAATATCAGATCGAATAAGGCCATTAACAAGGATTCATCTTTGTTGGAGAAGAAATTGCCGGCTGTTGCGGGTACGACGAATGCCATTAAGGAATTGAATAAAAAATTCAATATCAGCTACGATTTCAAACAGAACTGGGAATATGCAAAATTGAAAAGGGATACCAATAAGCAATTTTTCGTTTCAAAAATTCAGCTATCCAATAATAAGGTCCCGAATGTAAAAGGAATGTTGCTGGATGATGCCGTTTCTATATTGGAGAATTTAGGTTTAAAGGTGGGTTTTGTTGGAAAAGGCAAGGTAATCGGACAGTCTGTTCCGGCGAATACCGCTGTGATAAAAGGAAGTTACATACAATTAGTGTTGAATTAG